The following proteins are encoded in a genomic region of Microbacterium sp. NC79:
- the purE gene encoding 5-(carboxyamino)imidazole ribonucleotide mutase, whose protein sequence is MGSDSDWRVMADASAALTEFGIAHEVEVVSAHRTPAKLHEYGTKARARGLKVIIAGAGGAAHLPGMLASVTALPVIGVPVPLALLDGMDSLLSIVQMPAGIPVATVSIGGAKNAGLLAARILGANDPAIADRIEAYARELEAQVEEKNARLKASL, encoded by the coding sequence ATGGGCTCCGACTCGGATTGGCGCGTGATGGCTGATGCCTCCGCTGCACTCACCGAGTTCGGCATTGCACACGAAGTTGAGGTCGTGTCGGCACACCGCACGCCGGCAAAATTGCACGAATATGGCACGAAGGCTCGTGCTCGTGGACTGAAGGTCATCATTGCGGGCGCGGGTGGTGCCGCGCACCTTCCCGGCATGCTCGCTTCGGTCACTGCCCTTCCTGTCATCGGTGTTCCGGTTCCGCTCGCTCTTCTTGACGGCATGGACTCGCTGCTGTCCATTGTGCAGATGCCCGCCGGCATTCCGGTTGCCACCGTGTCGATCGGTGGTGCGAAGAACGCCGGCCTCCTTGCCGCCCGCATTCTTGGCGCGAACGACCCCGCGATCGCTGACCGCATCGAAGCGTACGCTCGCGAACTCGAGGCCCAGGTCGAGGAGAAGAACGCGCGGCTCAAGGCGTCCCTGTGA